The following are encoded together in the Bradyrhizobium sp. CCGUVB1N3 genome:
- a CDS encoding marine proteobacterial sortase target protein, whose protein sequence is MSIYDETDSDEHPMLRKLINLGLFLLAQGVAVILIAFVALLVSFVPSWSATPEQASLLQPGEARSGTLFLKDDGATTEAVRLGIDVDITVSGPTLRARVTQVFRNPTKDWVEATYVYPMAANGAVDTLKMVVGDRVIVGDIKERQQARVIYEQARRDGQKAALTEQERPNIFTNSVANIGPGETVLVQIEYQEPVHQSGNEYSLRVPLVVGPRYNPAPIVQSVDFRPDGSGWGASKTDPVPDRDRISPPVLDPAKNPPINPTSITVRLQGGFALGEVKSHHHAVKIESPDNATRIVRLADDTVPADRDFELTWKPAAEKAPSVGLFREHVGDADYLLAFVTPPSIEQATQKPLPREVVFVIDNSGSMGGTSIIQAKASLTYALSRLQPNDRFNVIRFDDTMDVLFTTSVPADTEHVRQATAFVDALQARGGTEMVPAMRAALTDGLGDTSMVRQVVFLTDGAIGNEQQLFETITAMRGRSRIFMVGIGSAPNTYLMTRASELGRGAFTHIGSVEQVEERMRGLFAKLENPAVTGLSTKFSDASADITPAIIPDVYRDEPLVLAAKLDKLSGSLEIKGRVGDRPWSVTLPLQNAAEGKGLSKLWANRKIGDAEVARTMREMNPEDADKAILRLALEHQIVTRLTSLVAVDKTPSRPEGEPLKLNELPINLPAGWDFEKVFGERPQQVPTQLRERHADASTQPTARRPTPAAADTIRLPKTATSAELKMIAGLIVLLLSLVLFVFNRRQPLLTDAG, encoded by the coding sequence TGCTTGTGAGCTTCGTGCCGAGTTGGTCGGCCACGCCGGAGCAGGCGAGCCTGCTGCAGCCGGGCGAGGCCCGCTCGGGGACGCTGTTTCTGAAGGACGACGGCGCCACCACAGAGGCCGTCCGTCTCGGCATCGATGTCGACATCACCGTCTCCGGCCCGACGCTGCGCGCCCGCGTCACGCAAGTGTTCAGGAATCCCACCAAGGACTGGGTCGAGGCGACCTATGTCTATCCGATGGCCGCCAACGGCGCGGTCGACACGCTGAAGATGGTGGTCGGCGACCGCGTCATCGTCGGCGACATCAAGGAGCGGCAGCAGGCGCGCGTGATCTATGAGCAGGCGCGTCGGGACGGCCAGAAGGCCGCGCTCACCGAGCAGGAACGGCCGAATATCTTCACCAACTCGGTCGCCAATATCGGCCCGGGTGAAACCGTGCTGGTGCAGATCGAATATCAGGAGCCGGTGCACCAGTCCGGCAACGAGTATTCGCTGCGCGTGCCGCTCGTGGTCGGGCCGCGCTACAATCCGGCGCCGATCGTGCAGAGCGTCGATTTCCGTCCCGACGGCTCCGGCTGGGGCGCGAGCAAGACCGACCCGGTGCCGGATCGTGATCGTATCTCGCCGCCTGTGCTGGATCCCGCCAAGAATCCGCCGATCAATCCGACCAGCATCACGGTTCGTCTCCAGGGCGGCTTCGCGCTCGGCGAGGTCAAGAGCCATCACCATGCCGTCAAGATCGAGAGCCCCGACAATGCAACGCGGATCGTTCGTCTTGCCGACGACACCGTGCCCGCAGACCGCGATTTCGAGCTGACCTGGAAGCCCGCGGCCGAGAAAGCGCCGTCGGTCGGCCTGTTCCGCGAGCATGTCGGCGACGCCGATTACCTGCTCGCCTTCGTGACCCCGCCGTCGATCGAGCAGGCGACGCAAAAACCCTTGCCGCGCGAAGTCGTGTTCGTGATCGACAATTCCGGCTCGATGGGCGGCACCTCGATCATCCAGGCCAAGGCCAGCCTCACCTACGCCCTCTCTCGCCTCCAGCCGAACGATCGCTTCAACGTCATCCGCTTCGACGACACCATGGACGTGCTGTTCACGACGTCAGTGCCCGCCGACACCGAGCATGTCCGGCAGGCAACCGCTTTCGTGGACGCGCTTCAGGCCCGTGGCGGCACCGAGATGGTGCCGGCGATGCGCGCCGCGCTGACCGATGGTCTCGGCGACACCAGCATGGTCCGCCAGGTCGTATTCCTGACCGACGGCGCAATCGGCAATGAGCAGCAATTGTTCGAGACGATCACGGCGATGCGCGGCCGCTCGCGCATCTTCATGGTCGGCATCGGCTCTGCGCCCAACACCTATCTGATGACCCGCGCCTCCGAGCTCGGGCGCGGCGCCTTCACCCATATCGGCTCGGTCGAGCAGGTCGAGGAACGCATGCGCGGCCTGTTCGCCAAGCTGGAAAATCCGGCCGTGACCGGCCTCTCCACCAAGTTCTCGGACGCCTCGGCCGATATCACGCCGGCCATCATCCCCGACGTCTATCGCGACGAGCCGCTGGTGCTCGCGGCCAAGCTCGACAAGCTTTCGGGCTCGCTCGAGATCAAGGGTCGTGTCGGTGACCGGCCGTGGTCGGTGACGCTGCCGCTGCAAAATGCCGCCGAGGGCAAGGGCCTCTCAAAACTCTGGGCCAACCGCAAGATCGGCGACGCCGAGGTGGCGCGCACCATGCGCGAGATGAATCCGGAGGATGCCGACAAGGCAATTTTGCGGTTGGCGCTGGAGCACCAGATCGTCACCCGGCTGACTAGCCTCGTCGCCGTCGACAAGACGCCGAGTCGCCCCGAAGGCGAGCCGCTCAAGCTCAACGAGTTGCCGATCAACCTGCCGGCCGGCTGGGACTTCGAAAAAGTGTTCGGCGAACGGCCGCAGCAAGTGCCGACACAGCTTCGCGAGCGTCATGCGGATGCGAGTACCCAGCCGACCGCGCGGCGCCCGACGCCTGCGGCAGCCGACACGATCCGCCTGCCGAAGACGGCGACCTCGGCCGAGTTGAAGATGATCGCAGGACTGATCGTGCTGCTGCTCAGCCTGGTCCTGTTCGTATTCAACCGGCGTCAGCCTTTGCTCACTGACGCCGGGTGA